A single window of Eucalyptus grandis isolate ANBG69807.140 chromosome 1, ASM1654582v1, whole genome shotgun sequence DNA harbors:
- the LOC104436937 gene encoding eukaryotic translation initiation factor 2D isoform X1: MFKKAVEAKTQQRLSGADKKKLRRAVRDKFPRCSDSDLDALFPPKAEMMVAKLQNRVHVYSVEGEFPMFFDIDGRGSEIFPSVYALWRVPEIVPAFLLKGGEVSRFIIGGADLMFPGISVPPEGLPSFAAGEIWAVKVPGNPAPIAVGTTTMSSSEALKAGLRGKALRITHHYRDILWESAEGQFAPNAGFLEDMVFEDPAFLSSRQESVACEGPSEVSNDQGDGAEDEDVTVSVDKMNPDSIQMREMDGRNESSDKIVADIGTLTVADDVSAEGSNVEDQHNFTSADVDALLDKCLLQALYTTIKDKDLPMPGSTLWSNHVLPCRPQGVTLDIKKSSYKKLSKWLQAKSTAGLVSVKEDKHKKEVVLMGVNRNHPDYSAFRPEKRPVEKSDQGGEHAAKESQSNKTLNVVEVYKPSVHVNAIFTSVGADRGKLFTASEATDIVFRYVEQENLVKPTNKSAVVLDATLCDALFKGAIKKGSMYPTEIHKKDLGSTFISRMQPHHVITRGSDSVVRKGALKAIQIMTERRQGNKKVTRLSGMETFLVDPEALASELQKKFACSTTVAELPGKKGYEVLVQGGVIDDLARHLIEQYGIPKRYIEVLDKTKK; the protein is encoded by the exons atgTTCAAGAAGGCGGTCGAAGCCAAGACGCAGCAGCGGCTGTCCGGCGCCGACAAGAAGAAGCTGCGGCGGGCCGTCCGCGACAAGTTCCCCCGATGCTCCGACTCCGATCTCGACGCCCTCTTTCCTCCTAAA GCAGAGATGATGGTTGCAAAGCTCCAAAACCGAGTGCATGTGTACAGTGTGGAAGGTGAATTTCCCATGTTCTTCGACATCGATGGAAGAGGCTCAGAAATATTTCCCTCAG TCTATGCTCTTTGGAGAGTCCCTGAAATTGTGCCTGCTTTCCTACTCAAGGGAGGCGAAGTTTCACGCTTTATCATTGGTGGAGCAGATTTGATGTTTCCTGGAATTAGTGTGCCTCCTGAAGGTCTACCATCATTTGCAGCAGGGGAGATATGGGCAGTTAAAGTCCCTGGTAATCCTGCTCCGATAGCT GTGGGAACTACCACAATGAGCAGTAGTGAAGCCTTGAAAGCTGGTTTACGTGGAAAGGCTTTGAGAATAACCCATCACTATCGTGACATACTTTG GGAGTCTGCTGAGGGCCAGTTTGCTCCAAATGCTGGTTTCTTAGAGGATATGGTTTTTGAAGACCCTGCTTTCTTATCATCTCGCCAGGAGTCAGTTGCATGTGAAGGTCCAAGTGAGGTTTCAAATGATCAAGGGGATGGtgctgaagatgaagacgtGACTGTGTCTGTTGATAAAATGAATCCCGACTCTATTCAGATGAGAGAGATGGATGGTCGTAATGAAAGTTCAGATAAAATAGTTGCAGATATTGGTACTCTGACGGTTGCAGATGATGTTTCTGCTGAGGGATCAAATGTTGAAGACCAGCATAATTTCACATCTGCGGATGTAGATGCACTTCTTGACAAATGCCTCTTGCAAGCCCTGTATACAACCATCAAGGACAAAGACCTTCCTATGCCTGGAAGCACATTATG GTCAAACCATGTATTGCCTTGTAGGCCTCAAGGTGTTACTCTTGATATCAAGAAGTCTTCATACAAGAAATTATCTAAGTGGTTGCAGGCGAAATCAACTGCCGGACTG GTTTCTGTAAAAGAAGATAAACATAAGAAGGAGGTAGTATTAATGGGAGTTAACCGAAATCACCCTGATTACTCAGCATTCAGACCGGAAAAAAGGCCTGTGGAGAAAAGTGACCAAGGTGGTGAGCATGCTGCAAAGGAAAGTCAGTCAAACAAAACTCTAAATGTGGTGGAGGTCTACAAACCAAGTGTGCATGTCAATGCCATTTTCACTTCTGTAGGAGCTGATAGGGGAAAACTCTTTACAGCTTCAGAAGCAACTGATATTGTATTTAGATACGTTGAGCAAGAAAATCTGGTTAAGCCAACAAACAAGTCCGCTGTGGTTTTGGATGCTACGCTATGTGATGCACTGTTTAAAGGAGCCATAAAGAAAGGATCAATGTACCCGACAGAAATTCATAAGAAAGACCTGGGATCAACATTCATTAGCCGCATGCAACCACATCATGTGATTACCAGAGGAAGCGATTCAGTTGTTCGTAAAGGTGCCTTGAAAGCTATTCAGATAATGACAGAACGAAGGCAGGGTAACAAAAAGGTTACAAGACTATCTGGTATGGAAACATTTTTAGTGGATCCAGAAGCTTTGGCATCGGAACTGCAGAAGAAATTTGCCTGCAGCACTACAGTGGCTGAACTACCAG GTAAAAAGGGATACGAGGTTTTGGTCCAAGGTGGTGTAATTGATGATCTGGCGAGGCATCTGATCGAACAGTACGGAATTCCAAAGAGGTATATTGAAGTTCTTGACAAGACCAAGAAATAA
- the LOC104436937 gene encoding eukaryotic translation initiation factor 2D isoform X2, with protein MMVAKLQNRVHVYSVEGEFPMFFDIDGRGSEIFPSVYALWRVPEIVPAFLLKGGEVSRFIIGGADLMFPGISVPPEGLPSFAAGEIWAVKVPGNPAPIAVGTTTMSSSEALKAGLRGKALRITHHYRDILWESAEGQFAPNAGFLEDMVFEDPAFLSSRQESVACEGPSEVSNDQGDGAEDEDVTVSVDKMNPDSIQMREMDGRNESSDKIVADIGTLTVADDVSAEGSNVEDQHNFTSADVDALLDKCLLQALYTTIKDKDLPMPGSTLWSNHVLPCRPQGVTLDIKKSSYKKLSKWLQAKSTAGLVSVKEDKHKKEVVLMGVNRNHPDYSAFRPEKRPVEKSDQGGEHAAKESQSNKTLNVVEVYKPSVHVNAIFTSVGADRGKLFTASEATDIVFRYVEQENLVKPTNKSAVVLDATLCDALFKGAIKKGSMYPTEIHKKDLGSTFISRMQPHHVITRGSDSVVRKGALKAIQIMTERRQGNKKVTRLSGMETFLVDPEALASELQKKFACSTTVAELPGKKGYEVLVQGGVIDDLARHLIEQYGIPKRYIEVLDKTKK; from the exons ATGATGGTTGCAAAGCTCCAAAACCGAGTGCATGTGTACAGTGTGGAAGGTGAATTTCCCATGTTCTTCGACATCGATGGAAGAGGCTCAGAAATATTTCCCTCAG TCTATGCTCTTTGGAGAGTCCCTGAAATTGTGCCTGCTTTCCTACTCAAGGGAGGCGAAGTTTCACGCTTTATCATTGGTGGAGCAGATTTGATGTTTCCTGGAATTAGTGTGCCTCCTGAAGGTCTACCATCATTTGCAGCAGGGGAGATATGGGCAGTTAAAGTCCCTGGTAATCCTGCTCCGATAGCT GTGGGAACTACCACAATGAGCAGTAGTGAAGCCTTGAAAGCTGGTTTACGTGGAAAGGCTTTGAGAATAACCCATCACTATCGTGACATACTTTG GGAGTCTGCTGAGGGCCAGTTTGCTCCAAATGCTGGTTTCTTAGAGGATATGGTTTTTGAAGACCCTGCTTTCTTATCATCTCGCCAGGAGTCAGTTGCATGTGAAGGTCCAAGTGAGGTTTCAAATGATCAAGGGGATGGtgctgaagatgaagacgtGACTGTGTCTGTTGATAAAATGAATCCCGACTCTATTCAGATGAGAGAGATGGATGGTCGTAATGAAAGTTCAGATAAAATAGTTGCAGATATTGGTACTCTGACGGTTGCAGATGATGTTTCTGCTGAGGGATCAAATGTTGAAGACCAGCATAATTTCACATCTGCGGATGTAGATGCACTTCTTGACAAATGCCTCTTGCAAGCCCTGTATACAACCATCAAGGACAAAGACCTTCCTATGCCTGGAAGCACATTATG GTCAAACCATGTATTGCCTTGTAGGCCTCAAGGTGTTACTCTTGATATCAAGAAGTCTTCATACAAGAAATTATCTAAGTGGTTGCAGGCGAAATCAACTGCCGGACTG GTTTCTGTAAAAGAAGATAAACATAAGAAGGAGGTAGTATTAATGGGAGTTAACCGAAATCACCCTGATTACTCAGCATTCAGACCGGAAAAAAGGCCTGTGGAGAAAAGTGACCAAGGTGGTGAGCATGCTGCAAAGGAAAGTCAGTCAAACAAAACTCTAAATGTGGTGGAGGTCTACAAACCAAGTGTGCATGTCAATGCCATTTTCACTTCTGTAGGAGCTGATAGGGGAAAACTCTTTACAGCTTCAGAAGCAACTGATATTGTATTTAGATACGTTGAGCAAGAAAATCTGGTTAAGCCAACAAACAAGTCCGCTGTGGTTTTGGATGCTACGCTATGTGATGCACTGTTTAAAGGAGCCATAAAGAAAGGATCAATGTACCCGACAGAAATTCATAAGAAAGACCTGGGATCAACATTCATTAGCCGCATGCAACCACATCATGTGATTACCAGAGGAAGCGATTCAGTTGTTCGTAAAGGTGCCTTGAAAGCTATTCAGATAATGACAGAACGAAGGCAGGGTAACAAAAAGGTTACAAGACTATCTGGTATGGAAACATTTTTAGTGGATCCAGAAGCTTTGGCATCGGAACTGCAGAAGAAATTTGCCTGCAGCACTACAGTGGCTGAACTACCAG GTAAAAAGGGATACGAGGTTTTGGTCCAAGGTGGTGTAATTGATGATCTGGCGAGGCATCTGATCGAACAGTACGGAATTCCAAAGAGGTATATTGAAGTTCTTGACAAGACCAAGAAATAA